One Solanum lycopersicum chromosome 4, SLM_r2.1 DNA window includes the following coding sequences:
- the LOC101249725 gene encoding probable pectin methylesterase CGR3 yields MMSRRPINPSRRVTDNGASSLEGSIRSKTRSPPYLTIGLIIVVSFLLIGYFYRDTGTFASIKGAISRVEGDFLCTVEVQKAISVLNKAYGDSMHKVLHVGPDTCSVVAKLLEEEDTEAWGIEPYDIEDAGHFCKKLVHKGIVRVADIKFPLPYRAKSFSLVIISDALDYLSPKYLNRTLPELARVSSDGLVIFTGYPRHHKVKFAEKSRFGGLAKLRSSTWWVRYFVQTSLEENEIAIKKFEQAASKKSYVPSCQIFHLKSYR; encoded by the exons ATGATGTCAAGGAGGCCTATCAATCCATCTCGACGTGTAACAGACAATGGAGCTTCTTCCTTAGAAGGCTCAATTCGGTCAAAGACACGGTCTCCCCCATATTTAACAATTGGACTTATTATTGTG GTATCATTTCTTCTCATAGGGTATTTTTACCGTGACACAG GTACTTTTGCCAGTATTAAAGGAGCTATCAGTAGAGTGGAAG GGGATTTTTTATGTACTGTAGAGGTTCAAAAGGCCATTTCTGTTTTGAACAAAGCATAtggtgatagcatgcataaggTGCTGCATGTTGGTCCTGATACTTGCTCGGTAGTTGCTAAATTGTTAGAAGAGGAAGATACCGAAGCTTGGGGTATAGAACCATATGATATAGAGGATGCAGGTCATTTCTGCAAGAAACTCGTGCATAAGGGCATTGTTCGTGTGGCTGACATAAAATTTCCTCTCCCATATCGTGCAAAATCGTTCTCTCTTGTGATCATCTCAGATGCGTTGGATTACTTGTCTCCAAAGTATCTTAATAGGACTCTTCCCGAACTGGCGAGGGTGTCATCTGATGGACTCGTTATTTTCACAG GTTATCCACGCCACCATAAAGTTAAGTTTGCAGAGAAGTCCAGATTTGGGGGGCTG GCTAAATTGAGGAGCTCAACGTGGTGGGTGCGATATTTTGTTCAAACAAGTttagaggaaaatgaaattgccATCAAGAAATTCGAGCAAGCTGCTTCGAAGAAGTCTTATGTTCCTAGCTGCCAAATTTTTCACTTGAAATCTTACCGTTGA